CTCTTTTTGTCAGCGCCGAAACTGGGCTAAAAGATTATTTGCAAGAGCTGCGCGGTAATTTTGCAAAACTCACCGATGCCGTTAAGCGTAACCACCCACAGCAGGTCAGTTTTTTAGCTGAACGTTTAGTCGCTCAGATCGAAGCGCTACAGCGAGAGTTCGCCACCCAGCAGCTACGCCGCCAAGATGCTAAAAACCGGCGCTCGCCGCTGTCTATTCTGCAGCAAAAACTGGCAGAAAATCAGGGCTATGAACGGCGCTTAAATGACATGCTCTATGAACGAGAAAGCCAGCTTGGCCAGTGTCAAACGTTGCAACAACAACAAGGTATTCAGCAAGAATTAGTGGCCTTAGAAGGACGTTTAAGTCGCTGCCGCCAGGCGCTGAAAAAAATTGAAAAACAAATAGAACAAATGGAGCTCGGCTTTTCCTAAAATTCTGAAAATAACCCATTTATGCAGAAAGTCGTTCTATTCATCCTACAAACAAATAAAATGGTCTGGCCTTCATTGTGAGGGCTTATTTCTATCTATAATTATCAAAGCTTTCTTCTCTGATATCGCGCTCGATATCATCGGGGTTGGCGCTGAATGTTTGTTTGAGGGAGACGTATCATAGGCATTATTTCTTGGGTTATTCTTGGTCTTATTGTCGGTATTTTGGCTAAATGGTTCATGCCGGGTAAAGATGGCGGTGGTTTCTTCATGACCATTATTTTAGGTATTGCAGGCGCATTAGTCGGTGGCTACATCAGCTCATTCTTCGGAATGGGAAGCGTCACTGGTTTTAATTTCGCTAGCCTGATCATTTCAATTCTGGGTGCTATGCTGTTGTTGTTCATCTATCGCAAATTGAAAAACTAAGGAAAGGTTATGTCACTCGAGAAAGCAGCGCCTGAAGTGCAACTTGCCGTCGATTTGATCTATCTGCTGGAAAGCAACGATCTCGGTCCTGAAGTCGTGTTAGCAGCCTTAGAAATAGTAAAAAAAGACTATCAGGCTAAATTGTCGCTCAAAAAACACCAAACAATTTCGCCGCTCAGCAACGTATAGCATCTCGAGTCATATCTTAAGGAGCCAAATGGCTCCTTTTTTTCAAGAATAATCTGTATCGAATGTGTTTATTATAATTAATATATACTCTGGTTTGTTTTTATAAAATTCCTATTTACTTATACCATTAACACTTATTGGTTATATTATATTTATCATGCTAACCATAGTTAGAAATATCTGAATAGATTTATTTTATAACATTGGAAATAAAACTTCCTAATTATGTTTATTTTCTGGGAAAAAGTCATTCCATTACGTTAATTAATGGCGGAAGAGTCATTTCCTTAATACGTTAAATTGATTTCCCTCAAGATCATTTTATGATCGATGAAATATTATTATTCATGTTGATATACTCATTACTCCTATAAAGTTTTATTATAAATAATATATTATTTATGCCCAAAATAATTGGAGTTGCATCACGGCGGCAAGAGAACGAATCCCGATGAACTTACTCAAGTAAGTGGTTCGGGTGAGTGAACGTAGCCAACACAGATGCAACTTCAAGTATGAAGGGGATATTTTGGTAAAGGACTTACCTCCAGATAACTATTCTGGTTACTCAATGCAACATAAGCCTCTTAATTTATGATTTCTACTTTGCAAAAACCATGGTCAGTTAAAAAGCAGGTTCACTTAGCGATTCTCACGCTGGCTCTTCCACTGATCGTTCTCTATGTGTGGTTCTATCAGCACGTGAAGCAAGAGACGTATCATAATATCGATGAGACGCTAGCTTTCATCGCACATAATACGGCTATGCAGTCAGTTGATCGTCAAATTAAAGATATCAAAAATAGCGTCATTGCGCTTGCAACCCAAGCCTCGCCAAGTGAATCACGTATGTTCATTGATTCAGATGAGAGCAATCTAAAGAAAATTGTTTCCTATGCCATTAATGCTAATCGCCATTTTACCAACATTCTAGTGTGGGTCGATGGTGTCGGGTTTAACAGTATTCCTAAAATAGAGTCTCCCACATACGATCCTAAAGAACGCCCTTGGTTTCCTCGCGATACCCTAAAAAATAACTGGGTACGTTTCTCTATGCCCTATAGCGATGAGTTTACTCATCATAACGTGTTGACCATATCGAAAAACCTGAATGACGAACAAGGGGTTCGGTATGGCGCGTTATCGATGGATTTAGATTTGGCCGCAATGAGCCTGCCATTAAAAGAGATAGCCTTACCATTAAATGGAAAGTTGGCCGTAATCCATCATTCTGGGCAGATTGTCATGCACGCCAATCCTCAAGAAATTACCTTGCCTATTGCTCATCCAGAATGGTTGAAACAAATGAGTGATGCTGAAGGCTATTTTTATGACGAAAATTCAGGTATTCACGTTTATTACCATTCATTTACCAACCCCGACTGGCATCTTATTCTTACCGTAGAGGAGAATAAGATTGAGGCGTTGATTGCAGAGTCGACGCAACCGATGTTGATATTGGCGATTGTCACGGTGATGCTTTATATCACCGTGGCGGTACTTTGGAACACGAGCCTACAGCGGATGCTCAGTGAACTGCTGGCAACAATACGCAGTGGCAGCATGGACGAAAAAACATCCGATCTGGCTAGCGTCTATTCTGAAATTAAAAAACAGCACCGAGCCAGAGCCGAAGCCAATAAAGCCGCTATTGAAGACAGCCTGACGGGATTATTTAATCGCCGCTATTTTGATGAGCGTTTGCCCAGCCTGATTGAAAATAGAGTCCCGTTCTTTTTAGCCATGATTGATATTGATAATTTTAAACAAATCAACGATCGCTTTGGTCATCCGGTGGGCGATGAGGTTTTAAAATATATCGGCAAGGTCGGTCAGGAAATTGCGGGGCCTCAAGGATTGTTGTGTCGTTATGGCGGAGAGGAATTAGTGATGCTGATTTTGAACAGCGATGCTAGCAGCGTGGTGCACCTGCTTGATAAATGGCGCATCACCATTGAGCAGAAACAGTGGCACGAAGCAGGCTTACATGTCACCTTCAGCGGTGGACTTACGAAATGGAGTGGTGAAACCGCAGAGGAAATACTGAAAATTGCTGACGATTATTTATATACCGCTAAGCATAACGGGAAGAACACTATCGTGACGAAGGCTTAGCCCTTAAGCAGCAAAATACGGCGATATTTTCCACCTGCATGGAAGCTTACAACGTTTATTTAAGTCAGAACTCAGGGCTTAAACAAATACCGTAAGCTTCCATCGGGATTCAAATCACGCCATTACCACGACGTGATTACGCTAATGATTCATTACCTGCTTTGCCGTCCAGATCTTTTTTGATCACCTGAACTTCCTTACCTTCTTGGTTATGCAGATACACTTCCAGCTGATTAAACGCGATATTAATATCGTTTTCACGACATAGCTGATCGATTCGGCGGTTCAGCTCATCAACCGTATAGCTGCGATCGCGGAGTTCACGCACGTATAACCGCAGCTCATGATCTAATGTGCTCGCCCCAAACGCCAAGAAGAACACCTGGGGTTCGGGATCGTTCATCACGCGTGGGTTTTCTTTAGCCGCTTGCAGAAGAACCTGCTTCACTTTGTCCAGATCGGAACCATAAGCGACCCCCACTTTTATCAGTAAGCGGGTTGTAGTATCGGATAATGACCAGTTGATCAGCCGTTCTGTCACAAACGCCTTATTCGGAATAATCACTTCTTTACGGTCAAAATCGGTGATCGTGGTGGCGCGAATACGAATTCGGCTTACCGTTCCAGAGAAAGTCCCGATAGTAATGGTATCGCCAATGCGAATTGGGCGCTCAAAGAGGATGATGAGGCCAGAGATAAAGTTTCCGAAAATCTCCTGCAAACCAAAACCTAGACCAACCGATAATCCGGCAGCTAGGAACTGCAGCTTGTCCCATGACACCCCTAGCGAACCGAAGAAGATTATCGTCCCCACCACGATGATCAGATAGGTCAGAACCGTGGTGATGGCATAGGAAGAACCTTGGCGCATTTGAATACGCGAGAGCACCAGCACTTCAAGCAATCCCGGTAAGTTGCGCGTTAAGATATAGGCAATAACCACCGACACCAAAGCAAAGAGCACGCTGCCTAACGTCACGGCCTGTAAGGTCTGGTTTGCACCTGAACCGCTGCTGTAGTGCCACAGGGTGATGCTGTCGAGGTAGGAAATCACCGTAACCAAATCGGACCAAATCCAATACAAAACGCAGCCAAAGATGAGGAATAGCACCATCGTTGTCAGACGCAATGACTGGCTATTAATTTGATCAATCGCCAATGGCGGTTCTTCAACCGGCTCTGAGCCCTCCGCGCCTTCACGCGCGGTATTTTGCTGACGACGAGCCAAAGCGCGTCGGTAGGCTAAACGCCGTGCGGCAACGCTCAATCCACGGATAGCCGTCGCATAAATAATGGTCCATAGCACCATTAAATAGAGGCTATCGAGCCAACGCAGTCCTAGACTTAGCGTGGTATAGAGATAGCCGAACGCGGTAAGCACCATCAGCACCAGCGGCGTCATGGCTAACAGCGTCACCATAATGAGTCGTACGGTATGAGAGTTTTTCTCGCGCCATGCATCGCGACAGATAGGAAAAACAAAAGCGGTAATCAGTGCCAAGGTAATAAGCACTGCAACCTGACCAATCACATCTTCACTCAAGCGCAGCGGTGCTTTTTCGCCCAGCACACACCAGAAAATCAGCGGGATTAACGTAACCCCAACTCGGCGAGTCACGCGGCGATAGTGCGCGCATAGCAGCGGAGAAAGATTAAAATGTTTTTCCGATACCCCTTCCGGCGCTAGCAGGCGATATGTGGTGCTAATAACCATCCAGAACATGGCAAACTGCAACGACAGCGACCATATGAAGTTATTAATACTAATATCCGAGCGGTAGCACCAAAAACCCAGCGCCAGTATGAATAGCGTGCCGGGTAATCCTTTCACCATCAGCAGTCCAATGGCTTTTGGCGTATGCAGCTGTGTATCACGTTTCAGCTGGCCGACTTCGTTGCCAAGCTTTTCCAGCAGCTCATTAATTTTACGATAGCGCCAACGGAAAAGGCCGAAGAGGATCAGCAAGGGAATGAAAACGAACATGGAGCTTAGCGCGCCT
This is a stretch of genomic DNA from Hafnia alvei. It encodes these proteins:
- the rsmS gene encoding pleiotropic regulatory protein RsmS, with the protein product MSLEKAAPEVQLAVDLIYLLESNDLGPEVVLAALEIVKKDYQAKLSLKKHQTISPLSNV
- the mscK gene encoding mechanosensitive channel MscK encodes the protein MAGSITLRSVKLTRRAQFYLISLIISVLILLVPDYALALSGDISTRAEVQNQLDSLSKQKSLSPGEKLSQQDLMKTLEYLDGIDRIKQESQQLKQQIQQAPLKLNQALSGLESIQQADSEAITRSSLSTLSLRQLENRMGSTLDDLQSAQEDLANFNSQLISLQTQPERAQSSMMATSQQIQQIRNALSDPSNMRPTQQNMLNTQMAMLNMSLDYQRQSLSANTALQDSLQKQRDYANARINQLEHMVQLVREVENGKRLTQSEKTAQEAQNPDDATQDIQQDPIIGRELDINRQLSKRLIEATEGVNTLVQENIRIKNWLDRSLQAERNLKEQITVLKGSLLLSRILYQQQQNLPTEKLTNDVATQIADLRLEQFDINEKRDALFQGTDYVTQLLSQNKDKPSDDVVSALEDIVDARRELLDQLNKQLGSQLTLAISLQINQQQLLSVNEYLQHTLTQQIFWVSSNKSMNLNWFMDLPNALKVQANSLHFDLKPGALAEGALSSMFVFIPLLILFGLFRWRYRKINELLEKLGNEVGQLKRDTQLHTPKAIGLLMVKGLPGTLFILALGFWCYRSDISINNFIWSLSLQFAMFWMVISTTYRLLAPEGVSEKHFNLSPLLCAHYRRVTRRVGVTLIPLIFWCVLGEKAPLRLSEDVIGQVAVLITLALITAFVFPICRDAWREKNSHTVRLIMVTLLAMTPLVLMVLTAFGYLYTTLSLGLRWLDSLYLMVLWTIIYATAIRGLSVAARRLAYRRALARRQQNTAREGAEGSEPVEEPPLAIDQINSQSLRLTTMVLFLIFGCVLYWIWSDLVTVISYLDSITLWHYSSGSGANQTLQAVTLGSVLFALVSVVIAYILTRNLPGLLEVLVLSRIQMRQGSSYAITTVLTYLIIVVGTIIFFGSLGVSWDKLQFLAAGLSVGLGFGLQEIFGNFISGLIILFERPIRIGDTITIGTFSGTVSRIRIRATTITDFDRKEVIIPNKAFVTERLINWSLSDTTTRLLIKVGVAYGSDLDKVKQVLLQAAKENPRVMNDPEPQVFFLAFGASTLDHELRLYVRELRDRSYTVDELNRRIDQLCRENDINIAFNQLEVYLHNQEGKEVQVIKKDLDGKAGNESLA
- a CDS encoding GlsB/YeaQ/YmgE family stress response membrane protein produces the protein MGIISWVILGLIVGILAKWFMPGKDGGGFFMTIILGIAGALVGGYISSFFGMGSVTGFNFASLIISILGAMLLLFIYRKLKN
- the priC gene encoding primosomal replication protein PriC, which gives rise to MSSQQLLQVLEQRIIQLELSLKNSGYIPTRQPRFDRALFVSAETGLKDYLQELRGNFAKLTDAVKRNHPQQVSFLAERLVAQIEALQREFATQQLRRQDAKNRRSPLSILQQKLAENQGYERRLNDMLYERESQLGQCQTLQQQQGIQQELVALEGRLSRCRQALKKIEKQIEQMELGFS
- a CDS encoding diguanylate cyclase; translation: MISTLQKPWSVKKQVHLAILTLALPLIVLYVWFYQHVKQETYHNIDETLAFIAHNTAMQSVDRQIKDIKNSVIALATQASPSESRMFIDSDESNLKKIVSYAINANRHFTNILVWVDGVGFNSIPKIESPTYDPKERPWFPRDTLKNNWVRFSMPYSDEFTHHNVLTISKNLNDEQGVRYGALSMDLDLAAMSLPLKEIALPLNGKLAVIHHSGQIVMHANPQEITLPIAHPEWLKQMSDAEGYFYDENSGIHVYYHSFTNPDWHLILTVEENKIEALIAESTQPMLILAIVTVMLYITVAVLWNTSLQRMLSELLATIRSGSMDEKTSDLASVYSEIKKQHRARAEANKAAIEDSLTGLFNRRYFDERLPSLIENRVPFFLAMIDIDNFKQINDRFGHPVGDEVLKYIGKVGQEIAGPQGLLCRYGGEELVMLILNSDASSVVHLLDKWRITIEQKQWHEAGLHVTFSGGLTKWSGETAEEILKIADDYLYTAKHNGKNTIVTKA